One Cheilinus undulatus linkage group 22, ASM1832078v1, whole genome shotgun sequence DNA window includes the following coding sequences:
- the LOC121504992 gene encoding mucin-3A-like, whose amino-acid sequence MARILMRVRKYDHVTSILKSLSNSGLNTKFPSSPTTTTEAATDVPTVATTETTTETTTEETTEATTEETPGATTETTNDVKTEATTIATTKATTDVTTVATTEAKTEATTVATTEATIDITTVATTVANTEATTDITTEATTVEATEATTDVTIVATTEATTEAATDVTTVASTVATTEATTDVTTVATTEATTEATTDVTTEVTTEATREATTYATTVATSEATTEATTDVTTEATTEATTEETTEATSEATTEETTQATTKANTEATTDATTEATTDVTTEATTEATTEATQATTEATTKATTEAASDATTEATTDVTTVATTEATSEATTDVTTVATTEATIEATTEVTAVATTEASTVATTEATSEATTEETTQATTEANTEATTEASTVATTEATSEATSKASTDVTTEAITDVTPEATSEATTDVTTVATTEATTEATTEVTAVATTEASTVATTEATSEATTEETTQATTEANTEATTEATTKATTEATTEGTTEATTEATTEETTDVTIEETTEASTEAISEATTEATSEATTDVTTEATTEATTEATTEATSEATTQATTEATTKAITEAASDATTEATTDVTTVATTEATTEATTDVKIVATTEATTEAATDVTTVATTEETTQATTEATSEATTDVTTEATTVATTEVTTEATTEATTEETTDVTIEETTEASTEATSEETTEATSEATTDVTTEATTEATTDVTTEATTQATTEATTKATTEAASDATTEATTDVTTVATTEATTEATTEVTAVATTEANTVATTEATSEATTEETTQATTEANTEATTEASTVATTEATSEATTEETTQATTEANTEATTDVTSEATKGAPTETTTDATTDVTTEETPEATTKATEATTGVTTKATPKSTSGPTMDVTDGTTTEATSRPTADATIETTMDVAATTVATTEATGGLTAEATSGPTSDATSGSTAETSNRPTAEATSRPTTDATSGPTDATSRPMTDATSRPTTDATTDATGGPTTKVTREPTTDATTGQKTGATSRPTTEGTTKVSTAATNRPTPHVTTPLSTTPTTTRKPLDCQNGGTDNGFNCTCLVGFTGGLCEEFIPDVTPEVVSRAVVVIMEVNQEFDDKYKDKTSPEYQDFVRNFTEQMDKYYRDRKVQNFKEVNVTGVSPGSPLTRFSTNTVEKMRLRRDTAVTEERLGVNVTHDVILEIPNKEGSDEIYESDVEIIQEAVDSINSCRDDCPSFNLTGLPPSVQTTKLDLTKQCVGLSEDANFYQAKNINGKILCVTACHPEHDNYKRCFNGGRCKVFKTAGAICDCANVESNWYLSDDCSMPIQKTAFIAGLSGMLLILMVLVGVLAAFTLRNKISQKRNRDMKKQMLNQWLNEDLERSRTNSCSSEMYRNPMFTSDDTAAYRQQPNGLRQPSPAYQSSRPPTQNSYRPSDRLSPSQPAHRHITPSNGYAQPAGLGRPQRSPTNQSMRINRPQIRTS is encoded by the exons ATGGCCAGGATCCTGATGAGGGTGCGAAAGTACGATCACGTCACCTCCATCCTCAAATCACTGTCCAACTCCGGATTGAATACAAAGTTTCCCTCCTCACCCACCA caaccacagaggcagcAACTGATGTCCcaactgttgcaacaactgaaacaaccaCAGAGACAACAACCGAGGAgacaactgaagcaacaactGAGGAAACACCTGGGGCAACCACAGAGACAACAAATGATGTCAAAACTGAGGCCACAACTATAGCAACCACaaaggcaacaactgatgttacaactgttgcaacaactgaagcaaaaacagaggcaacaactgttgcaaccacagaggcaacaattgatatcacaactgttgcaacaactgttgcaaacacagaggcaacaactgatatCACAACTGAGGCCACGACTGTAGAagccacagaggcaacaactgatgtcacaattgttgcaacaactgaagcaaccacagaggcagcaactgatgtcacaactgttgcaTCAACCgtagcaaccacagaggcaacaactgatgtcacaactgttgcaacaactgaagcaaccactgaggcaacaactgatgtcacaactgaggtaacaactgaagcaacaagAGAGGCAACAACTTATGCCACAACTGTTGCAACatctgaagcaaccacagaggcaacaactgatgtcacaactgaggcaacaactgaagcaacaactGAGGAGACAACTGAGGCAACAtctgaggcaacaactgaagaaACAACTCAGGCAACAACTAAAgcaaatactgaagcaacaactGACGCAACAACGGAAGCAACAACTGATGTAacaactgaggcaacaactgaagcaacaactgaagcaactcaggcaacaactgaagcaacaacaaaagcaacaacTGAGGCAGCATCTGATGCAacaactgaggcaacaactgatgtcacaactgttgcaacaactgaagcaacatctgaggcaacaactgatgtcacaactgttgctacaactgaagcaaccataGAGGCAACAACTGAGGTCACAGctgttgcaacaactgaagcaagcACTGTGGCCACAACTGAGGCAACAtctgaggcaacaactgaagaaACAACTcaggcaacaactgaagcaaatactgaggcaacaactgaagcaagcACTGTGGCCACAACTGAGGCAACATCTGAGGCAACATCTAAGGCATCAACTGATGTAACAACTGAAGCAATTACTGATGTCACACCCGAAGCAACAtctgaggcaacaactgatgtcacaactgttgctacaactgaagcaaccacagaggcaacaactgaggTCACAGctgttgcaacaactgaagcaagcACTGTGGCCACAACTGAGGCAACAtctgaggcaacaactgaagaaACAACTcaggcaacaactgaagcaaatactgaggcaacaactgaggcaacaactaaggcaacaactgaagcaacaactGAGGGGACAACTGAGGCgacaactgaagcaacaactGAGGAAACAACTGATGTAACAATTGAAGAAACCACTGAGGCATCAACTGAGGCAATAAgtgaggcaacaactgaagcaacaagtgaggcaacaactgatgtaacaactgaagcaacaactgaagcaacaactgaggcaacaactgaagcaacatctgAGGCAACAACTcaggcaacaactgaagcaacaacaaaagcaaTAACTGAGGCCGCATCTGATGCAacaactgaggcaacaactgatgtcacaactgttgcaacaactgaagcaaccacagaggcaacaactgatgtcaaaattgttgcaacaactgaagcaaccacagaggcagcaactgatgtcacaactgttgcaacaactgaagaaACAACTCAGGCAACCACTGAAGCAACAAgtgaggcaacaactgatgtaacaactgaagcaacaactGTAGCAACAACTGAGGTGACAACTGAGGCgacaactgaagcaacaactGAGGAAACAACTGATGTAACAATTGAAGAAACCACTGAGGCATCAACTGAGGCAACAAGTGAGgaaacaactgaagcaacaagtgaggcaacaactgatgtcacaactgaagcaacaactgaagcaacaactgatgtaacaactgaggcaacaactcaggcaacaactgaagcaacaacaaaagcaacaacTGAGGCAGCATCTGATGCAacaactgaggcaacaactgatgtcacaactgttgctacaactgaagcaaccacagaggcaacaactgaggTCACAGctgttgcaacaactgaagcaaacACTGTGGCCACAACTGAGGCAACAtctgaggcaacaactgaagaaACAACTcaggcaacaactgaagcaaatactgaggcaacaactgaagcaagtACTGTGGCCACAACTGAGGCAACAtctgaggcaacaactgaagaaACAACTcaggcaacaactgaagcaaatactgaggcaacaactgatgtaaCATCTGAAGCAACAAAGGGAGCACCAACTGAGACAACAACTGATGCAACAACTGATGTAACAACTGAAGAAACACCTGAAGCAACCACTAAGGCAACTGAAGCAACAACTGGTGTAACAACTAAAGCAACACCTAAATCAACAAGTGGACCAACAATGGATGTCACTGATGGAACAACAACTGAGGCCACAAGCAGACCAACAGCTGATGCCACAATTGAAACAACAATGGATGTCGCTGCAACAACTGTTGCCACAACTGAAGCCACAGGTGGCCTAACAGCAGAGGCCACGAGTGGACCAACAAGTGATGCCACAAGTGGATCAACAGCTGAGACCTCAAATAGACCAACAGCTGAGGCAACTAGTAGACCAACAACTGATGCCACAAGTGGACCAACTGATGCCACAAGTAGGCCAATGACTGATGCAACAAGTAGACCAACAACTGATGCCACAACCGATGCCACAGGTGGACCAACAACCAAGGTAACAAGAGAACCAACAACTGATGCAACAACTGGACAAAAAACTGGTGCAACAAGTAGACCAACAACTGAGGGCACAACCAAGGTTTCAACAGCTGCCACAAACAGACCAACACCTCATGTCACAACACCTTTATCCACAACACCAACTACCACCAGAAAGCCCTTAGATTGCCAGAATGGAGGAACAGACAATGGATTCAACTGCACATGTCTTGTTGGATTCACGGGGGGACTATGTGAAGAATTTATTCCTGATGTCACCCCAG AGGTAGTTAGTAGAGCAGTAGTGGTTATTATGGAGGTCAACCAGGAATTTGACGACAAATATAAAGATAAAACATCACCGGAGTACCAGGACTTTGTTAGAAACTTCACTGAACAG ATGGATAAATATTACAGAGATAGGAAGGTACAAAACTTTAAAGAAGTGAATGTCACTGGTGTAAG TCCAGGCAGTCCACTGACCAGGTTCTCTACCAACACTGTGGAGAAG atgaGACTCAGGAGGGACACAGCTGTCACAGAGGAGAGGTTGGG AGTTAACGTCACACATGATGTGATCCTGGAGATCCCAAATAAAGAGGGCTCTGATGAAATCTATGAGAGCGATGTGGAGATCATTCAGGAGGCTGTCGACAGCATTAATAGCTGCAGAGACG ACTGTCCAAGTTTCAACCTTACAGGCCTGCCCCCGTCGGTGCAGACAACAAAGCTTGATCTTACAA AACAATGTGTGGGTCTTTCAGAGGATGCAAATTTCTATCAGGCAAAGAACATCAATGGGAAGATACTCTGTGTGACGGCCTGCCATCCTGAACATGATAATTATAAACGATGCTTCAATGGTGGACGGTGCAAAGTATTCAAAACTGCCGGAGCAATCTGCGA CTGCGCAAATGTGGAATCTAACTGGTACCTAAGCGATGACTGCAGCATGCCCATACAGAAGACGGCCTTCATCGCTGGCCTGAGTGGGATGCTCCTCATTCTCATGGTGCTGGTCGGAGTCCTGGCAGCATTCACACTGAGGAACAAAATCTCTCAAAAGAG